A stretch of the Saprospiraceae bacterium genome encodes the following:
- a CDS encoding ABC transporter permease subunit: MNNPVWIIAKKELNSFFDSLTAYILLIAFLGFSGFFTWITGSDIFMRKEADLEVFFSVSKWTLFFFIPAITMKMLAEENKSGTIELLLTKAITARQIILGKFLACFLLIGVALLFTVSYYITVSQIGNIDHGATLCGYLGLLLMSAAYIGIGMFASSITNNQIVAFLLALLIGVFFHFIFDMMSYNSGGFVAQLLSGLSVNRHFESLSQGVLDTKDILFFASLTITGLLLSEVFISKRIK; this comes from the coding sequence ATGAATAATCCCGTTTGGATCATCGCAAAAAAAGAGTTGAATTCCTTTTTCGATTCTTTAACAGCCTATATTTTATTGATTGCATTTTTAGGCTTCAGTGGATTTTTTACTTGGATTACCGGTTCCGATATCTTTATGCGAAAAGAAGCTGATTTGGAAGTGTTCTTTAGTGTGTCAAAGTGGACGCTCTTCTTTTTTATTCCGGCTATCACTATGAAAATGCTTGCAGAAGAAAACAAATCAGGTACCATTGAATTGTTATTGACGAAAGCCATTACAGCTCGCCAAATAATTTTAGGAAAATTTCTTGCTTGTTTTTTGCTGATTGGTGTTGCATTGCTTTTTACAGTAAGTTATTACATTACAGTAAGTCAAATTGGAAATATTGATCATGGAGCAACGCTTTGCGGTTACCTGGGATTGTTGCTTATGAGCGCAGCTTATATCGGTATTGGAATGTTTGCAAGCAGCATTACCAACAATCAAATTGTGGCGTTTTTACTGGCTTTGCTTATCGGCGTGTTTTTTCATTTCATATTTGATATGATGAGTTATAATTCCGGAGGTTTTGTAGCACAGCTTCTCAGTGGATTAAGTGTTAACCGGCATTTTGAATCCTTGTCACAAGGTGTTTTAGATACGAAAGACATTTTGTTTTTTGCAAGTTTGACAATCACCGGATTGCTATTATCAGAAGTTTTTATTTCAAAACGGATTAAATAA
- a CDS encoding Gldg family protein, with product MFKSKINVIVLAILVLLGINYASRYLFLRFDLTENNEFTLSKASKDILTNLDDAVEVTAYFSDDLPVDITKVREELENLLNEFSSIAKGKFSYKFIAPNKDAQKEEEATKEGIRPVMINVREKDQSKQQKAFLGAVIKAGDKKETIPIIQPGTAMEYAFATGIKKLVGKNKPLIGFIQGHGEPPIQELAQAYQELSILYNISSAYINTDTVDLSAFKTLILVRPTDSIPPPDLQRLDQFLSKGGNLILAINQVDANIQYGMANPMNTGLKEWLLTKGLEIEDALVRDTRCGQVNVQQQQGFFSFSSPVQFPYLPLIQKFPNHPITKGLEQVMLEFASPLNFKNAAGIQFVPFLYTSEASARENAPLRFDVQRQWTSADFPEKNICVGAVLEGNLVGNQSSKLIVFGDGDFAINGRDQRRQNADNINLLVNSIDYLSDDTGLIDLRTKSVETRPIEELSDSKRSSLKYLNFLLPMGLVVAYGIFRSSQNRRIRMTRMEMRVK from the coding sequence ATGTTTAAATCAAAAATCAACGTAATTGTTTTGGCTATTTTAGTATTGCTTGGAATTAATTATGCAAGCCGTTATTTGTTTCTTCGTTTTGATCTGACTGAGAATAATGAATTTACACTTTCTAAAGCCAGTAAGGATATATTAACTAATCTGGATGATGCGGTTGAAGTGACCGCTTATTTTTCAGATGACCTACCTGTTGATATTACGAAGGTGCGGGAGGAACTAGAAAATTTGCTCAATGAATTTTCCAGTATCGCTAAAGGAAAGTTTAGCTATAAATTTATTGCACCAAATAAAGATGCACAAAAAGAAGAAGAGGCAACTAAAGAAGGGATACGTCCTGTGATGATCAATGTCCGGGAAAAAGATCAATCCAAGCAACAAAAAGCATTTTTAGGTGCTGTGATTAAAGCTGGAGATAAAAAAGAAACCATTCCGATTATTCAACCTGGTACAGCAATGGAATATGCATTTGCAACCGGAATTAAAAAATTGGTGGGAAAGAACAAACCATTGATTGGATTTATTCAAGGTCATGGCGAACCACCAATTCAGGAATTAGCGCAAGCCTATCAGGAATTAAGTATTTTATATAACATCAGTTCGGCATATATAAATACCGATACAGTAGATTTGTCAGCATTTAAAACATTGATTTTGGTGCGGCCTACAGACAGCATCCCACCTCCGGATTTACAACGTCTGGATCAATTTTTATCAAAAGGAGGAAATTTAATACTCGCGATCAATCAAGTAGATGCCAATATCCAATATGGGATGGCAAATCCTATGAATACCGGATTAAAAGAATGGTTGCTCACTAAAGGTTTGGAAATCGAAGACGCCCTGGTTCGAGATACGCGCTGCGGTCAGGTGAATGTGCAACAACAACAAGGATTCTTTTCGTTTTCATCTCCGGTTCAATTTCCTTATTTGCCTTTGATTCAAAAGTTTCCAAATCATCCAATTACTAAAGGCTTGGAACAAGTCATGTTGGAGTTTGCAAGTCCGCTTAATTTCAAGAATGCTGCCGGAATTCAGTTTGTACCTTTTTTATATACATCAGAAGCCTCTGCCAGAGAGAATGCTCCATTAAGATTTGATGTGCAAAGGCAGTGGACCAGTGCTGATTTTCCAGAAAAAAATATTTGCGTGGGAGCCGTCTTGGAAGGAAATTTAGTTGGAAATCAGTCCAGCAAATTGATAGTTTTTGGTGACGGGGATTTTGCAATTAATGGAAGAGATCAGCGCAGGCAAAATGCAGATAACATCAACTTATTGGTAAATAGCATTGATTACCTCAGTGATGATACAGGTTTGATTGATTTGCGTACCAAATCTGTTGAAACCAGACCCATTGAAGAACTCAGCGATTCCAAGCGATCCAGTTTGAAATACCTGAATTTTCTATTGCCAATGGGGCTCGTTGTGGCTTATGGTATTTTCAGATCCAGTCAAAACAGGCGCATCCGAATGACCCGCATGGAAATGCGTGTAAAATAA
- a CDS encoding DNA polymerase/3'-5' exonuclease PolX → MTNKDIAGLFHELASLMELHEENPFKIRSYENAYLALRKLDEPLLEQDREAWLQIKGIGATIMDKLEEIKNTGSFASLEEFRAKTPAGIRQILRIKGLGPKKVKTIWNELHVESPGELLYACYENRLIELKGFGDKLQKEIIQSIEYFNSQQNLFLFAQLEGEANILIEQLQKLNPTARFEFTGSLRRAMPTLTGIEILTDANDLQLPEKFEHRDDNYIWNELVPVTIHQSDLSHWAHEQLRITGGSEKFLHQFDSVFKSSQTSDEASLFESCKLPYIVPECRDLEDFNSFDIGNLITEEDIKGVIHNHSNYSDGIYSIEQMAAECIRLGYSYFVISDHSKSAFYANGLQEERLMKQWKEIDVLNEKLHPFKIYKSIESDILNDGSLDYSDEILQKFDLVIASVHSNLKMDEEKAMNRLIKAIENPFTRILGHPTGRLLLSRKGYPLNYKRLIDACIANEVVMELNANPLRLDMDWTWIPYAMEKGMKVSINPDAHNLKGIRDIRYGVLAARKGGLTTNNCLNTKSIAEFDLWIQSKNRF, encoded by the coding sequence TTGACAAATAAAGACATCGCAGGTTTATTTCATGAACTCGCTTCTTTGATGGAGTTGCATGAAGAAAATCCTTTTAAAATCCGCAGCTATGAAAATGCATACCTCGCCTTACGAAAACTAGATGAGCCATTGCTCGAGCAGGATCGCGAAGCGTGGTTGCAAATCAAAGGGATTGGAGCAACCATTATGGATAAATTGGAGGAAATTAAAAACACCGGCAGCTTTGCAAGTCTTGAAGAATTTAGAGCCAAAACACCGGCAGGCATTCGCCAAATTTTAAGGATTAAAGGACTGGGTCCCAAAAAAGTAAAAACTATTTGGAATGAACTGCATGTAGAGTCACCTGGAGAATTATTGTACGCTTGTTATGAAAACCGATTGATTGAATTGAAAGGATTCGGAGATAAGTTGCAAAAGGAGATCATACAAAGCATTGAGTATTTTAACAGTCAGCAAAACTTGTTTTTGTTTGCACAACTGGAAGGGGAGGCCAACATTTTAATTGAACAACTTCAAAAATTGAATCCCACTGCCCGCTTTGAATTTACCGGAAGCTTGCGAAGAGCAATGCCTACATTAACCGGTATAGAAATTCTTACGGACGCAAATGATTTGCAATTACCTGAAAAATTTGAGCATAGGGATGACAACTATATCTGGAATGAACTGGTTCCTGTAACAATTCATCAATCAGATTTAAGTCATTGGGCGCATGAGCAATTGCGGATAACAGGAGGATCTGAAAAATTCTTGCATCAGTTTGATTCTGTTTTTAAGAGTTCACAAACATCGGATGAAGCAAGTTTGTTTGAAAGCTGTAAGCTTCCATACATTGTTCCTGAATGTCGTGATCTGGAAGATTTTAATTCATTTGATATTGGAAATTTAATCACAGAGGAAGATATCAAAGGAGTTATTCACAATCATTCCAATTACAGTGATGGAATTTATTCGATTGAGCAAATGGCAGCAGAGTGCATTCGCCTGGGTTATTCATATTTTGTAATTTCGGATCACTCGAAATCTGCATTTTATGCAAATGGATTGCAGGAAGAACGCTTGATGAAACAGTGGAAAGAGATTGATGTACTCAATGAAAAATTGCACCCATTTAAAATTTATAAATCCATTGAATCTGATATTTTAAACGATGGCAGTTTAGATTATTCTGATGAAATTTTACAAAAGTTTGATTTGGTGATTGCTTCTGTACATAGCAATCTAAAAATGGATGAAGAAAAAGCAATGAATCGATTGATTAAAGCCATTGAAAATCCATTTACAAGAATATTAGGACATCCAACAGGTCGTTTATTGTTGTCAAGAAAAGGATACCCATTAAACTATAAAAGGTTAATCGATGCTTGCATTGCAAATGAAGTGGTAATGGAGTTGAATGCCAATCCGCTGCGTCTTGATATGGATTGGACTTGGATCCCTTATGCCATGGAAAAAGGCATGAAAGTTTCCATCAATCCGGATGCACATAATTTAAAAGGCATTCGGGATATTCGTTACGGTGTTCTTGCCGCACGAAAGGGAGGCTTGACAACGAATAATTGTTTGAATACAAAGTCGATTGCAGAATTTGATCTTTGGATTCAATCAAAAAACAGGTTTTAG
- a CDS encoding DUF1573 domain-containing protein has translation MKNLKFFSFGLFVALVGITSCKNDKAAGTDAAATTEAGTAANAAGLPSAEPGTIMAAEGAAAAAPTGPTTSMEFTEMVYDFGEIVEGEHVKYAFKFKNTGSEPLIISDAKGSCGCTVPDWPREPVAPGATSEIKVEFDSKGKGSDDGSKQTKKVTVTANTNPPQTYLTITGVVKKDPKAPKTPATPAIK, from the coding sequence ATGAAAAATTTAAAATTCTTTTCTTTTGGTCTTTTCGTAGCCCTTGTAGGAATTACTTCTTGCAAGAATGACAAAGCTGCTGGTACTGATGCAGCTGCTACTACTGAAGCAGGTACTGCTGCAAATGCAGCTGGTTTACCAAGCGCAGAGCCAGGAACTATTATGGCTGCTGAAGGTGCTGCTGCGGCTGCTCCAACAGGTCCAACTACTTCTATGGAGTTTACAGAAATGGTTTATGACTTTGGTGAAATCGTTGAAGGTGAGCACGTAAAATATGCATTCAAATTTAAAAACACTGGAAGCGAGCCATTAATTATATCTGATGCAAAAGGAAGCTGTGGTTGTACAGTTCCAGATTGGCCAAGAGAGCCAGTTGCTCCAGGTGCTACCAGTGAAATCAAAGTTGAGTTTGATTCTAAAGGTAAAGGCAGTGATGATGGTTCAAAACAAACTAAAAAAGTTACTGTAACTGCTAACACCAATCCTCCACAAACTTATTTGACAATTACAGGTGTTGTAAAAAAAGATCCTAAAGCTCCTAAAACACCGGCTACTCCGGCAATAAAATAA
- a CDS encoding UbiA family prenyltransferase — MKQIQNYLSLVKFSHTVFALPFAAIGFIIGTKAMGNGILDWQLFALVLICMVTARNAAMAFNRWADRDIDKLNPRTVIREIPSGIISSKHALLFVAFNAIVFLVSAYFINWLCFLLSPIALIIVLGYSYTKRFSWFCHVFLGLGLSLAPIGAYLAVTGHFHFLPILYSVAVICWVAGFDIIYALQDIHFDQEHQLYSIPARFGMTKALLVSSCLHLVCAVSIIIGAWILHQEFGLNYLSYLGSSAFIVLLFIQHRIVSRGDLSKINLAFFTTNGIASVVLAGCTILDFYL; from the coding sequence ATGAAACAAATTCAGAATTATCTATCGCTGGTTAAATTTAGTCATACGGTATTTGCCCTACCATTTGCAGCAATTGGATTTATTATTGGCACTAAAGCCATGGGAAATGGCATTTTGGATTGGCAACTTTTTGCTTTGGTATTGATTTGTATGGTAACTGCCCGTAATGCAGCGATGGCCTTCAATCGATGGGCAGACCGGGATATTGATAAATTAAATCCCCGGACGGTGATTCGGGAAATACCTTCTGGTATTATATCATCAAAACATGCTTTGTTGTTTGTTGCATTCAATGCAATTGTATTTTTAGTATCTGCCTACTTTATTAATTGGCTTTGTTTTCTATTATCCCCAATTGCATTGATAATTGTATTAGGATATAGTTATACGAAACGGTTTTCTTGGTTTTGCCATGTGTTTTTAGGATTGGGATTATCCTTAGCACCTATTGGGGCTTATCTGGCTGTGACAGGTCATTTTCACTTTTTGCCCATCTTGTATTCCGTGGCTGTAATCTGTTGGGTTGCAGGTTTTGATATTATATATGCATTACAAGACATTCACTTTGATCAGGAACACCAATTGTATTCAATTCCAGCTCGTTTTGGAATGACTAAAGCCTTGTTAGTTTCAAGTTGTTTGCATCTGGTTTGTGCTGTAAGTATCATTATAGGTGCCTGGATTCTTCATCAGGAATTTGGCTTAAATTATTTAAGCTATTTGGGAAGCAGCGCATTTATTGTTTTATTATTTATTCAACACCGGATTGTTAGTCGGGGTGATTTAAGTAAAATCAATTTGGCTTTTTTTACTACTAATGGAATTGCCAGTGTCGTTCTTGCCGGCTGTACAATTTTGGATTTTTATTTATAA
- the rdgB gene encoding RdgB/HAM1 family non-canonical purine NTP pyrophosphatase — translation MLLLLASKNPNKKKEMEAILPNEYEIKDLNDLGFDKEIEENGKSLEENALIKARYFKEATGLNCIAEDSGLEVAALDNEPGIYSARYAGLQKNDRDNIKLLLFKLNGQSNRNAQFRTIIACILDEREYLFEGIIKGVIAENPRGDSGFGYDPVFIPFGYDRTFAELGIETKTKISHRTEALRKLIDHLEHYK, via the coding sequence ATGCTCCTCCTCCTCGCATCTAAGAATCCTAATAAGAAGAAGGAAATGGAAGCCATCCTTCCAAATGAATATGAAATTAAAGATTTAAATGATTTAGGGTTTGATAAAGAAATTGAAGAAAATGGAAAGAGTCTTGAAGAAAATGCATTAATCAAGGCAAGGTATTTTAAAGAAGCGACCGGTTTAAATTGCATTGCTGAAGATTCCGGATTGGAAGTTGCTGCATTAGATAATGAACCAGGAATTTATTCTGCGCGTTATGCAGGATTGCAAAAAAATGATCGGGATAATATCAAATTACTTTTATTCAAATTAAACGGACAGTCAAATCGAAATGCTCAATTTCGTACTATAATTGCATGCATTCTGGATGAACGAGAATATTTGTTTGAAGGGATTATTAAAGGAGTCATTGCAGAAAATCCACGAGGTGATTCCGGATTTGGATATGATCCTGTTTTTATTCCTTTTGGATACGATCGAACGTTTGCCGAATTAGGAATTGAAACCAAAACAAAAATCAGTCATCGAACGGAAGCTCTCCGAAAATTAATTGACCATCTTGAACATTATAAATAA
- a CDS encoding branched-chain amino acid aminotransferase — protein sequence MDHKIKITRTRQSRISEVDFNNIPFGKVFADHMFIADFDGQQWKNFEIRPLERIPLHPATMAWHYGQGIFEGMKASITDDGTPLLFRPYDHAERLNVSAHRMCMPEFPTDLFVDALCQLVALDKDWIPKGEDCALYIRPVMMATDEFVGVRSSDTYKLMIMNLPSGPYYNKPVSLLVEEKYVRAVDGGVGEAKAAGNYGAALYPTKLAKDKGYDQVMWMDAHEFKYVQEVGTMNIFFVLKDVVLTPNLSGTILQGITRDSIITLLKEKGYKVEERPVSMEEIYAAYKNKELIEVFGAGTAAVVANVNRIGYKNNELLFDASQWGLSTMLKNEINGIRKGRIADTHGWILPITIEQEVAV from the coding sequence ATGGACCACAAAATCAAAATCACGCGGACCCGCCAATCAAGAATTAGTGAGGTCGATTTCAACAACATTCCTTTTGGAAAGGTGTTTGCAGATCACATGTTTATTGCGGATTTTGACGGACAGCAGTGGAAAAATTTTGAAATACGTCCATTAGAGCGAATCCCTTTACATCCGGCAACCATGGCTTGGCATTATGGTCAAGGAATTTTTGAAGGAATGAAAGCCTCCATTACAGATGATGGTACCCCATTATTATTTCGACCTTATGATCATGCAGAGCGATTAAATGTGTCTGCTCATAGGATGTGCATGCCAGAATTTCCAACCGATCTTTTTGTTGATGCCTTGTGTCAGTTGGTTGCTTTGGATAAAGACTGGATTCCAAAAGGTGAAGATTGTGCATTGTATATCAGACCGGTTATGATGGCAACTGATGAGTTTGTTGGTGTTCGTTCATCTGATACTTACAAATTGATGATTATGAACTTGCCTTCTGGCCCTTATTACAATAAACCAGTTTCATTGTTGGTTGAAGAGAAATACGTAAGAGCTGTAGATGGGGGAGTAGGAGAAGCAAAAGCAGCAGGTAATTACGGTGCTGCGTTGTATCCAACGAAATTAGCAAAGGATAAAGGCTATGATCAGGTTATGTGGATGGACGCACATGAATTTAAATATGTGCAAGAAGTTGGTACAATGAATATCTTTTTTGTACTCAAAGATGTTGTGCTGACACCCAATCTTAGCGGTACGATTTTACAAGGGATTACCCGGGATAGCATCATTACCTTGTTGAAAGAGAAAGGGTACAAAGTTGAAGAGAGGCCGGTTAGTATGGAGGAAATCTATGCTGCCTATAAAAATAAAGAATTGATCGAAGTTTTCGGTGCCGGAACTGCAGCAGTAGTGGCGAATGTCAACCGAATCGGTTATAAAAACAATGAATTATTGTTTGATGCCTCTCAATGGGGCTTATCTACTATGCTTAAAAATGAAATTAACGGCATTAGAAAAGGAAGGATTGCCGATACCCATGGCTGGATCCTGCCCATTACAATAGAACAAGAAGTGGCCGTCTAA
- a CDS encoding SusC/RagA family TonB-linked outer membrane protein produces the protein MFKEYKFKRLILLLGLFVSLNLNAQFTATGKVSDENGNPLTGVAVQVKGTTIGTYTDLDGKFSLEVPGSSAILVIAYLGYSEIEKVVNSGDAMQEISLTGKATVMDEVIVSGLATTIKRSNAANAVAAIESKDLTGTTVQQTMDGALYGKFTGANIVANSGAPGGGIAIKLRGVTTLTGNSQPLFIIDGVYIDNSSVSSGLNSLSLAYRDGRPAGDQDNPSNRIADLDPEDIDRIEILKGASAAAIYGSRAGAGVVIITTKRGQTGKTKIDVSQSFGFNSAIRLLGTRDWDSTKAKTHFGVNGQNAFLEAQKAGKIYDYEDELYGNKGFLSNTRLNISGGDDKTKYFAGMTYKNEDGIVENTGYERLNFRLNLDRKISKKIDLSLSSNYMKSEADRGFFNNDNSSATMGVSLVSTPAWAELHPDDKGNYPNNPYAPSNFLQTGALMTNNENVNRFIVGGSLSIALYQCQKSSLKIVGRGGLDNYTLLTTVLAPSTLQWQKDGNGTNGASILGTTLNTNKNLGVFLVHQWQPGSLGLRSQVGLTAENFDQNSILNKSNFLIGSQSNLNQAGSVSVLQTKVIQKDRGFFAQEEVNWDDKLIVTLGLRADKSSNNGDANKLYYYPKASVAANITKLGNFASDKLSDLKLRAAYGQSGNFARFGSIYTPLNSIVIDGSTGSIIGRTLGFSELGPEKQTEIETGFDLGLIKNRIQLDFTYYIKNIEDLVLQVQVPGSTGFTNRWLNAAELNNKGIEVGASINAIQRSRFNWNTRLGFWKNTATIENLKVPSFNEGGFAPILGVFTIEDGKSPTQIVGSTSDTTDADGLKVWGDAEPDFNLSWSNSLNFGNFDLSFLFHWKKGGENINLTTLLSDLSGTSADYDEKNLDPAQKLNNGDYRVSQLGSSAHVFIEDASYIRLREIGLTYKLPKNMFNDKAQVKVGISGRNLINIFDYNSYDPEVSNFGSRAISNAIEVTPFPSSKSLVFTIAATF, from the coding sequence ATGTTTAAAGAATACAAGTTTAAAAGGCTTATTCTACTACTAGGCCTTTTCGTTTCCTTGAATCTTAATGCCCAATTTACTGCTACAGGTAAGGTTTCTGATGAAAATGGAAACCCACTTACAGGCGTGGCTGTTCAAGTTAAAGGGACCACCATCGGTACCTATACAGATCTGGATGGAAAGTTCTCTTTGGAAGTTCCGGGTTCTTCAGCAATTTTAGTGATTGCCTATCTTGGGTACTCTGAAATTGAAAAAGTAGTCAATTCGGGAGATGCCATGCAGGAGATCAGCCTGACCGGTAAAGCCACCGTAATGGATGAAGTCATTGTGTCAGGTCTTGCTACTACTATCAAAAGGAGCAATGCAGCCAATGCGGTTGCCGCTATTGAAAGTAAAGATCTGACGGGAACAACAGTACAACAAACCATGGACGGTGCACTGTATGGAAAATTTACAGGAGCCAATATAGTTGCCAATTCGGGTGCACCCGGAGGGGGTATCGCAATCAAATTGCGAGGAGTGACAACCTTAACAGGAAACTCACAACCACTTTTTATTATTGATGGAGTCTATATTGATAACTCTTCGGTTTCCTCCGGACTAAATTCACTTTCACTTGCATATCGTGATGGTCGACCCGCCGGGGATCAGGATAATCCTTCCAATCGGATCGCTGACTTAGATCCAGAGGATATCGATCGAATTGAAATTTTAAAAGGAGCCTCAGCTGCTGCTATCTACGGTTCTCGTGCAGGAGCAGGCGTTGTTATCATTACTACTAAAAGAGGGCAAACTGGAAAAACTAAAATTGATGTTTCCCAAAGTTTTGGTTTCAATAGCGCCATTAGATTGCTTGGAACTCGTGATTGGGACTCCACTAAAGCAAAAACCCATTTTGGTGTCAATGGACAAAATGCATTCCTGGAAGCACAAAAAGCTGGAAAAATTTATGATTATGAAGATGAATTGTATGGAAACAAAGGATTCCTTTCCAATACCAGATTGAATATCAGCGGTGGAGATGATAAAACAAAATACTTCGCAGGAATGACTTATAAGAATGAAGATGGAATAGTTGAAAACACCGGATACGAACGCTTAAATTTTAGATTAAATCTGGATCGTAAAATTTCCAAAAAAATTGATCTTTCATTGAGTTCAAACTACATGAAAAGTGAGGCGGATCGTGGTTTTTTTAATAACGACAATTCTTCTGCAACGATGGGTGTTTCTTTGGTAAGCACACCGGCCTGGGCGGAATTACACCCGGATGATAAAGGCAATTACCCAAACAATCCCTATGCACCTTCCAATTTTTTACAAACAGGTGCTTTGATGACAAATAATGAAAATGTCAATCGTTTTATTGTGGGTGGTTCGTTGAGTATTGCTTTATATCAATGTCAAAAATCTTCCTTGAAAATAGTAGGACGTGGTGGTTTGGATAATTATACTTTGCTTACTACGGTTTTAGCACCAAGTACCTTGCAATGGCAAAAAGATGGAAATGGAACAAATGGAGCTTCAATATTAGGAACCACTCTTAACACCAATAAAAACTTAGGTGTTTTTTTAGTGCATCAGTGGCAACCTGGAAGTTTAGGTTTGAGATCACAAGTTGGATTAACAGCTGAAAATTTTGATCAAAATTCAATTTTAAATAAATCCAACTTTTTAATTGGATCGCAATCTAATTTGAATCAGGCTGGTTCAGTTTCCGTTTTACAAACTAAAGTAATTCAAAAGGATCGTGGCTTTTTTGCACAGGAAGAAGTAAATTGGGATGATAAACTGATTGTTACTCTTGGTCTGCGTGCAGATAAATCATCAAACAATGGCGATGCCAACAAATTATATTATTATCCTAAAGCTTCAGTTGCTGCAAATATTACCAAGCTTGGAAATTTTGCATCGGATAAACTGAGTGATTTAAAATTAAGAGCAGCCTATGGTCAATCAGGAAATTTTGCTCGCTTCGGATCAATTTATACACCGCTAAATTCTATTGTGATTGATGGTTCAACCGGATCTATCATTGGACGAACTTTGGGATTTAGTGAGTTAGGTCCCGAAAAACAAACCGAGATTGAAACTGGATTTGATTTGGGACTAATAAAAAACAGAATTCAACTTGATTTTACTTATTATATTAAAAACATTGAGGACCTTGTTTTACAAGTTCAGGTACCAGGTTCAACTGGTTTTACAAACCGTTGGTTGAATGCTGCTGAATTGAATAATAAAGGAATTGAAGTCGGCGCTTCAATTAATGCCATTCAAAGAAGTCGTTTTAACTGGAATACGCGTTTAGGTTTTTGGAAAAATACCGCAACAATAGAAAACCTAAAAGTTCCTTCATTTAATGAAGGAGGTTTTGCTCCAATCTTAGGTGTATTTACAATTGAAGATGGAAAAAGTCCAACTCAAATAGTTGGTTCAACCTCTGATACAACGGATGCAGACGGATTAAAGGTTTGGGGTGATGCTGAACCTGATTTCAATTTATCCTGGTCAAATAGTTTAAACTTTGGAAATTTTGATCTTTCGTTTTTATTTCATTGGAAAAAGGGTGGAGAAAATATTAACCTAACTACTTTACTTTCTGATTTATCAGGTACCAGTGCCGATTACGATGAGAAAAATCTGGATCCGGCTCAAAAGTTAAATAATGGAGATTATCGGGTAAGTCAATTAGGTTCCAGTGCGCATGTGTTTATTGAAGACGCCAGTTACATTAGACTTCGTGAAATAGGATTAACCTATAAGTTACCAAAAAATATGTTTAACGACAAAGCGCAGGTTAAAGTTGGAATTTCTGGTAGAAATTTAATTAATATTTTTGATTACAATAGCTATGACCCGGAAGTTTCCAATTTTGGAAGCCGCGCAATTTCAAATGCCATAGAGGTAACACCGTTTCCTTCTTCCAAGAGTTTAGTATTTACTATTGCAGCAACATTTTAA